The Culex quinquefasciatus strain JHB chromosome 2, VPISU_Cqui_1.0_pri_paternal, whole genome shotgun sequence genome contains the following window.
ACGCAGCAGTCGCGCTTTCTTTCGTGATCGCGATCATCGTAGTGTGCGCTgaataattataaattttatgttaCCACCCCTCCCGTACGCCCGCCGCGTACCCATTCTGGGAGTGCGATTTCactatcactatttttttttgtgtttgcttcACAAACTGTTTCATAACATTTGTTTGGCTGACATTATGAAGcattattcaatttttgtttcgaCTGTTCGAGACCGAAATCGACGGGGAAGTTTGTAATTGGGGATTTCcgatgttatgaattgtttTTCAAGCCTGACTTTGAGGAATTAAGTTGATTCCTAGTGTTCTGTTATAAATTTagcatatttttattatttatgtttaattaataatattcaataaattattctctagaattaattttgaaagaaaatgtaaacaaaacataGAACATTATTACGttacaattcaatttatttttaaatattaatattcaatttttttttatttttcgatacctAGATTATCCAAAGCTTCGATTCATGTTATCATAAAGTGGATTTTATGTAGAATAACATCTAATCAtgttttaatcaagactatagattaataattttaagatatttatgttttttcttcttacttcttactcaCAAATTAAACTTTCATTCCAAGCAAATTAAAACAAGTAGATTAAATCGgctaaaaactgcaaaaataaaTGGAATCATTTGCAACGAAGCATATTCAAATCATCCAAAATAAACGCTTTACAACCCAACGACGAGgttcgatttaaaaatttgccaaaaatcatttttggcaaattttgggTTTTGAAATGCTTTGGAATGGAGaactagggtattttaaccattagtggaccccctagtagagccgaagcatatttttcacaaattttcaatattttaagcactttttcataaccctttgtacaaaacaatgaaatctgaagtcttttgaacaattttgactatttgtttcatcagttatttgtttttgagcagaaaaatagccatttgaaaaaaaaagttttttttgcctgttatggacccccttttcctatagtggacccgggttcataatccgattgtggacccgggtccactattggcaaactgttatttttatatcaaatttaaccgatatttgatgttttgatgcatggtgtaggtctaatgatagatataataaataaaagatggattctgctcacttttcatcataaacaaatatgttttgttcacaaatttggctttaaacaacaaaaaaacttaaaagacatttaaacacatttaattccgcaaaagatcagagaaaacgtttcaaataccactgtaaacataaaaatattaaaaaaagtaattttgatgcaattttttccatattaattacataaatggttgaccgaaactaaacaatagttttgtttacagttgctgataaaaccacacatgtttacataaaaaaaagttttgttattgatttattattataaaatatcatttcaaactacaattatgatgcttcagttaagtacaattaactatagttttgattaattataaattcttacggcttcagcgtTTTTGGTACATTTAACATGATAACATCTATATTTatattcataattgaaaaaaatgtgcgtTTAGGTTAATAACAACAAGCAttaattgtatgtttaagagaaacttttgcttgaatacacagttttcttcatttttgaaagttaaattaacaggggtccacttttggaaaagtttgggttttcgttgtcctatattgaacaccctctaatttttgctcgaaaatgagcagttcttcgctttattttagtaaagttccttaaacttacattatttcgacttgctgaagttaaataatcagtcaaaaaatgattggataggtaattcaatcataaaatataaatgcagttttgttgtgaaaatgctagtggcaatggctgatttcagatgtcgaactcaaaacacttattttggtgaaaagaacAATTCGatttcagtcaacattgttttaaattatgctgaacatgccaaataaaagatttgtaatcaaaaacgcgcttgaaattgtgattttattgaattttcatcaaaaacccttcagagggtccactataggaatggggtccactaatggataacgtaccctattattatttagaaatttgatttattttgccaATGTTATAAAAAGTGTCATTTTTACAGGAGAAACATTGATTGTATTTTGAATAACATTATTaatgtttgaattcaaaataagtattctgtattttttttatgttcaacaTAATGTAGTGACACGCTTTGTTTTGACTTTTATAAGCTTATgattatattttatataaaaaatcgaaaaaattacaggaaaaacataaaaaatagtaaaGATAATGATTGGTTATTAAATAgccaaaaacaaacagaaactaaacaagataaatgccaataaaaaaaattttacaaaatagatttttctatcccaacattcttttttaaattgataataATAAGGGGGGggcccttcaaagttggcctgaataatcagggtgcaaaaaaaatattttttcgaaaaacttcaatattttaatgaaaattaaagtttaatcaactgaaacccagttaaaatgcatttcccgtgtttataatcatatttagcatgtttgaactcctttgaacacattttaaattttcatgaaataccaatctacagtcccacgatttttttttatttttgggaaaaaaaatccgtcaatacctcgatattttcaaaactaatgattggaaagcagcTCTGcacctgtaaaatgcattttaaaacacttttttcatccaaatgttaaaacctagctcaatgtttatatttttcaattttttttatggacaattgtccacgaggggggagggtggggggttgagattaccaaaaaaagtgtccacgtggtttgtggatggtccccaatTGAAAAGCGtgaaataaatttattgaagAATTGGaaggaaaataaacatttaaacaaaaatgttgcaACATTTTCCAAGAAACTGATGATATGAATACCTATATGACGTAAAAGAGATTTAGTCGAATAAATCGAAAACTTCAAGTTATCACAAAGGGTATAGTTGCAGTTTCCCTTCTACCAAACATTATTTCTTCTTCTATGAATTTTGTCCTtggaatagattttgaaaaattttcaaaaggtttaaaaaattcaagttttagaaATACTTATGGTTAGACAAGACTGTTAAATCTCCTTTGTGTTTGGAATTCAATAAAATGccaaatagatttaaaaagaaGCTAAACAGAGtcaattttaaagctttttcaaatcaaattaataaaaaataagacaatctCAAAAGAAAGCTTACACTTACCTATTCTTTTATATTAGTTACTTTTTTATACCAGATACAAGataaaacttgttttgcaatGCCTATTAATAGCTAATTTATATCTCAATCTTAATCTTTACCTTGAAAGATAACGTCATGTTTAGAACCATCTTTCATGactaaaaagaacaaaaataaattagaaGGTTAATCTATTAGAATCACGtaaaaattggaaaagaaaATATGGTATGATAACAACtgttgataaaatttaaaattaagtgtaGAAAAGTACTGTAATTTAAACATAACATGATCATgattatttgaacatttttcacgATCCATCAAATTTGGTCTGGCGATAAAATACCAAGCATTATTGCGTAGAATAAAATGGCAcaaataaattatcaaattaaaatagaaaatatattttaatagaaaactatttaaaatgcaCTTTCCATTCGACCAATTTATCATAAGTGATGTGTCGATAagcaaaaataaatcgaaaaggAGCTTCAAAgtgttttggaaatttgatggtgttttggaaatttgatgATGGCATTAGTAAAAAATATTGGAGTTCTCTTTTTGGAATGTCCAATGAAACAATCTTTGAATTTGGTTGTTTttcaacacacaaaaaaaaaataaacacaataataaaaaataaggcactcaaattaaattaattttgagtcATATTCTTAAACTGTTTGTATCTCTCTATGCTCAATGTTAAATTACCAATTTCCCACCCACCAGGCCTGCGAGATCCCATCCTCCCAGAACGAGTACTCCCACTACGTGTGCGACGACAACGGCGACGTCAAGTGCCTGCCCGGGTGGACCGGTGACCTGTGCGACGTCCCCATCTGCAAGAAGGGCTGCGACCCGCTGAACGGCTACTGCAAACGGCCCGGCGAGTGCCGCTGCAAGCTCGGCTTCTACGGGGACAACTGTAACCGGTGCATTCCGCTGCCCGGTTGCCAACACGGCGGCTGCCAGGTCTCGTTCGAGTGCGTGTGCCACAAGGGCTGGGACGGAATCTTCTGCTCGGAACGTGGGTGTCATTGGAATTTTGATGAGAATTGGTgaataaatttggatttattttcagCAATGTGCCGCGAAGATTGCCACCCGTCTCGCGGATATTGCGAGAAGCCCGGAGAGTGCCGGTGTCGTCTCGGATGGTCCGGGCCGACGTGCCGCGAGTGCCAGGTTCTGCCCGGATGTATGCACGGAACGTGCTCGAAGCCGCTGGAGTGCAAGTGCCTACCAGGATGGACGGGAATTCTCTGTCAAACGCGTAAGTGCTTAGCGGAGACGCAAACCTTGTCGAGTTTAAACATCGCTAGCGGAATGTGTTGACGGAAGTTTGTATTATTTTTCAGCGATTTGCGCGCCCAACTGCAACCGCGAGCACGGTTATTGTCGTCGGCCGGGAGAGTGCCGTTGCCGAATGGGATGGATGGGACAGGAGTGCTCCAAGTGTCATCCGTATCCGGGCTGTGTCAACGGGGATTGTCGACGTCCGTGGGAATGCAACTGCAAGCCGGGCTGGGGAGGAATGCTGTGCGATGAGAAGCTGACCTATTGCGAGCAGAACCCAAACACGTGTCAAAATGGCGGCAAATGTACGTCGCTGATCAAGGATGATGGGTACTTTAGGTGCGAGTGTCCTTCCGGCTTCCGGGGCAAGAATTGTGAGGTTATGCCACCGTCGATGACGAGTTCGACGACGACTACGGTGGCCACGACCAGTGTGGCGGAAGTGACCACGCCGGAGGATGTCAGCCAGGAGCAGGAACAGATGACCAGCTTAAGGATTCAGATGGGCAACGTGACGACGCAGTTTCCGGGAGAGGATTACTTGAACGAGGAGTTCAGCGCGGAAGAGATTGACAATGAGACGTGAGCCGGCTGTTTGATCGAGACGCAGCATTTAAAcagtatttataaaaaattcaattaacttatttatttatttcaacaatAAATTATTCCACAATCCGACTTAACTTGCTAATTTGGAAGACTTTCCAACAATTCCACAACCATGCGATTGCTTTCCAGAATATCAGTCTTTTCCGATCCCTTCTTCGTTTTGAACGATCTGGTCTTTGAGTGaccaaaattgaagtttttggtGTTCTTCCCGACGCTTGACTCCACAACCGGTTCTACCTCCATTTCTCCCGAATCTGCCCGCTGCTTCGGCTGCTTCTTCTGAGCGTGAACTTGCTTATCGAACCGGAAGTCGTGCGGGAACTTGTGCTCCCGGATGCAGTGATCTCGACGTTCCGCCGGATCTTTACTCCGGTGAGGGCATTCATCCAGGAAGCAtgcaaactaaaactaaaataattatttctaatttaaaaaaaaataaaattattgaattaccATCGGCTTCTTTCCGGCCGCCACCTGAGCCGCAAAGTAGGAATCGTGACTCTCAGACAAATGCAGATCCAGCAAGTGCGCATTCGGCAGCGTCTTCTTGCACTCCCCACAGGAATACCGGTGCAGCGAGTTGTAGTGGCACTCGTAGTCCTGCACGGACGCGCAGCTGTACCGGCAATCCGGAACGTTGCAGACAATTTTTCTAcccaaaaaaataccaaaatctcTCAAAAAGGCACAAAACCACCAATTCTTCCCTCTTTTTTACTCACATTTCATCCTTTTCCACCGGGTCACACTTGCTCACGTCGCTGACGACGCCTAGTTTGACGAACTTCTTCAGGTAAAAGTTTCCCTCGGTGAAGAAATCGTCCCCTCTGTCCCGGAAGCCCGTTCCGAAGCGATCCAGCAGGGTTAGGAACGTTTCCGGTGCGGTGAAGGTGGCCGCGGACATGGTCGTATAATATTTGCGCGCGATGGTGGTCCAAATAGGCcgggttttgtttttgttaacgTTTTGTATCGACGTTCTTATAGGAAAGTATCGACGAAAACGCTATGGAGTACCGTCACAAGCGTCACAGAAGTTGCGGGTACCGGACAAAAGATGGCGGTGGTTTCAATGAGAAATTAGAGGTCTGAGTCGATAAAGAAAATCAAATTGGAATGATATTTTATTGCGTTATTATTTTCCAATGAGATTTTagttgttcaaaaaaattactcGAAGAGCGAATCGATGGTTAGTTCTAATTTTCCCAAAACTATTATTATTTTGTCAATGTGTCTagaaaatgcttcaaaaacacacaattgcaatttatgttttaaaaattgtgaatttCCTACGATTTGAgtgcaatttatttttgttgtaaGTTAAAATACTaatggaaaaaatatatattattcgagtcattttacatcaaatgtcctattcaaaaatcttatcgaaatatactaaaaatctatttggagaattgaatttttgatttttttttaatatacagAAGCTTtagaaaagcttttttttcatttccctTTTCAATGCATATTTGAGCAAAAACCGTGGCAAAAACACAGTTTTAGTTTATTTTCGGTTGATATATTCTCTATGATTTCGGAAATCGacatttctttgtatttttttatttagacgaaacaaacaagtctccatacaattctggGGGCTGATCATACAAAATAGGTATGTAAATGTATAAATTCTGTATATTTCTggctcgaaagggttaaaagggattttctgattgatttattgtcttcgacaaagttaaaTTTCCCAAgagtttcatttttagttttaaaaaaaattatacactcaaaaaaatgagttcgcgtaaacgtgaacagtgTTCATGTCACCgagaaccaggaagaaaactattcaacttttatagtgcattgcaccatgaaagtgaacagttttcttcctggttcccgttggcatgaactctgttcacgtttacgtgaactcatttttttagtgtatattttaggggactaaaaagaCATTCATAAagcgtgatggtgcaaaatctggtttaagagatataaggccgatgcaaatatttttcaaagtttatgtcgtccccccccccccccttcagaattgatctgaaaaatcaggggcaaaaaaaatattttttcaaaaaacttcaaaatttccatgaaaatagaagtctaatcaactgaaaacatactaaaatgcatttttctgcattgataaccatatgtagcatgtttgggcttgtttaaaaatgttttgaattataatgaaattccaatgtacagcaccgcaaaaattttatttttcgcaaaaaatatttttttcgtgaataCTTAGAAatattggaaactaatgatggcaaaacaactggacaggagtataatgcattttaaaacacgtttttcattaaaatgttgaaaccatggctcgtaatttcaatttttattcttttttttatttttgcccccttcgactttggtcagagtcgagggacataaacttcaaaaaatatttgcaacggcctaaatttttgaaaaatttttttttgtaaaaatcgaaaACCTATCCAGGTTtataagcgaaaatggcgttcgaaaggtgaacgcgcgaaatgtcaaaatcacgcagtggtaccaatatTACGAAAAAAGAGTGCCATGGCATgtcagccacattttttttctaatgttggtaccactgcgtgattttgacatttcggacgttcaccattcgaacgccatcttcgcttgaaAACatggatacaaaaaaaaaattaaaacaataattataatgAAACGTTGTCCTCGACTGTATTACACAATTAGGTTGTTTTTCGGCTCAGCAGTCAGAgacaaattcaaaaacttgtagttttttcttttttattccgACGTTTCGACGCGATATGCGGTTTTCTAATCCCCTGAAGAAGACCGCATATCTCGTCGAAACGTcggaataaaaaagaaaaaactacaagtttttgaatttgtcTCTGACTGCTGAGCCGAAAAACAACCTAATAGttataataattataaaaatttcaaatcttgCTTTACTTATAAAAAGACttataaaaaattgtcaaaatttcttaatttgaacaaaattgtacaatttttaaaatatttttttgaaaagatcataaattttttaaaaagttttatcttttaacattggaaatcggacaaatagtttccgagatataatCAGTAAAAAATTACAGGTGACActtacaaaaaatctttttcatcgattatattttttgtgaggatgtatttcaaaaattaattttcagatttctaaaattctagagaGATAATCgtaggaaattttctaagccTTTAAAAAATCTATTGTTTTTCAGAGACGTATTattaaaatgcaaaacaaaaacaaaaaaccaaaaagcaaaaaacttgaaaacgttacaatatataaaaaaaaataaagttgttttcaattttgctttaaacaagggttttctgtttttttttgattttatgtcctggttttcgatatttttcaaaaaacatacaaaaaatcgaaaattaaaaaacaggttttttggaaaaataacttttaattataaaaagttaaatttaaaaaaaaatgttacttttttacTTGTACCTACATTTTTCGAGAAGTGCTTATCATAACATAAAACTTTGTCGAAAATACCCAGAtagaaaatcatgaaatttacaaatgcaaatatacattttaaaagggattAATTGTCCATTACGTTTTAAagtcttttcgaaaataaatacagacgatgcaaatattttctgaaatttatatTTCTTGATTCTTGCTGAAATCAAGAAAGAGAAGagccaaaaatagaaaaaaataataatttaaagattcaaataacgaaaagatttttttttacttttagctATTCTGTatacaaaagtttcaaaaaattcaaataaatttgaacGGACCCAATCACGCCTCACGTCTGCtttcattgaatttttgatgttttaaaaaaaatctcctgatATTTGCTCACGGCCTAAGATACTGTAAACCGTACACGGCCTAAGATACTGTAAATCGTTGATTTACTTACACTTATTTCGTGGGAACATAAATTGCCTATGGactttgctgaagacagcaAATCGATCACAAAACATAAATTGAACGAAACATTCAAATTGAGTTTTTTGCCTGACTTGgatcatttttcaacaaaaatgttaATAGCCATCTGACACTCACGTTGGACGATCGTTTTCCGACTTGATGCAATgctatattttttaatgttctgGTTGACTCACAAATATacaatacattttaaatattttttctttagcattttttgttctttgcatCACAAGCAGAATAGCACCCAAAACCCCCCTCTCAGAATGCATGAATCATTTTCCCTCCCGGGAAGGAGCAAAACTTTTCTTTGTGACTCAAATCCCCGTGTCGCATCGTTTCACTAAATTAGCGATCCAACAAGTGATCATATGCGCGCGG
Protein-coding sequences here:
- the LOC6049228 gene encoding protein lethal(2)k10201, with translation MSAATFTAPETFLTLLDRFGTGFRDRGDDFFTEGNFYLKKFVKLGVVSDVSKCDPVEKDEIKIVCNVPDCRYSCASVQDYECHYNSLHRYSCGECKKTLPNAHLLDLHLSESHDSYFAAQVAAGKKPMFACFLDECPHRSKDPAERRDHCIREHKFPHDFRFDKQVHAQKKQPKQRADSGEMEVEPVVESSVGKNTKNFNFGHSKTRSFKTKKGSEKTDILESNRMVVELLESLPN
- the LOC6049230 gene encoding delta-like protein 1; translated protein: MSNNCYYQIIVVATVGIGCGLLSWYPAPTDAVRYVPKWKKQACEIPSSQNEYSHYVCDDNGDVKCLPGWTGDLCDVPICKKGCDPLNGYCKRPGECRCKLGFYGDNCNRCIPLPGCQHGGCQVSFECVCHKGWDGIFCSEPMCREDCHPSRGYCEKPGECRCRLGWSGPTCRECQVLPGCMHGTCSKPLECKCLPGWTGILCQTPICAPNCNREHGYCRRPGECRCRMGWMGQECSKCHPYPGCVNGDCRRPWECNCKPGWGGMLCDEKLTYCEQNPNTCQNGGKCTSLIKDDGYFRCECPSGFRGKNCEVMPPSMTSSTTTTVATTSVAEVTTPEDVSQEQEQMTSLRIQMGNVTTQFPGEDYLNEEFSAEEIDNET